One Carassius gibelio isolate Cgi1373 ecotype wild population from Czech Republic chromosome A20, carGib1.2-hapl.c, whole genome shotgun sequence DNA segment encodes these proteins:
- the LOC127938535 gene encoding NADH dehydrogenase [ubiquinone] 1 beta subcomplex subunit 1-like gives MVNFAAAVREHWVNILVPLGFVIGVYLDRWNDQKLTAFRNKSALYSRELKPGEEYTWK, from the exons ATGGTGAACTTCGCAGCAGCAGTTCGTGAGCACTGGGTCAATATCCTGGTCCCTCTGGGTTTCGTCATCGGGGTTTATCTGGACCGATGGAATGACCAGAAACTCACAGCATTCAGAAACAAGAGTGCTTTATACAGCAG AGAACTGAAGCCTGGTGAGGAATACACCTGGAAGTGA
- the LOC127939002 gene encoding cleavage and polyadenylation specificity factor subunit 2 — translation MTSIIKLTALSGVQEESALCYLLQVDEFRFLLDCGWDESFSMDIIDSLKRYVHQVDAVLLSHPDPLHLGALPYAVGKLGLNCTIYATIPVYKMGQMFMYDLYQSRHNTEDFTLFTLDDVDTAFDKIQQLKYSQIVNLKGKGHGLSITPLPAGHMIGGTIWKIVKDGEEEIIYAVDFNHKREIHLNGCSLENISRPSLLITDSFNASYVQPRRKQRDEQLLTNVMETLRGDGNVLISVDTAGRVLELAQLLDQIWRTKDAGLGVYSLALLNNVSYNVVEFSKSQVEWMSDKLMRCFEDKRNNPFQFRHLSLCHSLADLSRVPSPKVVLCSQPDLESGFSRELFIQWCQDAKNSVILTYRTTPGTLARYLIDTPGEKRIELEIRKRCRLEGRELEEYTEKEKMKKEAAKKQEQAKEVDMDSSDESDMDDDLEQPVVVKTKHHDLMMKGEGGRKGSFFKQAKKSYPMFPTHEERIKWDEYGEIIRPEEFLVPELQATEEEKSKLESGLTNGEEPMEQDLSDVPTKCTSVTQTLEIRARVSYIDYEGRSDGDSIKKIINQMKPRQLIIVHGPPEASQDLAESCKAFSGKDIKVYLPKLQETVDATSETHIYQVRLKDSLVSSLQFCKAKDTELAWIDGVLDMRVEKVDTGVIAEMGDAKEETEDGEPAMDVTPDLTTEPSAAANQQAMKTLFGEDEREISEESDVIPTLEPLPANEVPGHQSVFINEPRLSDFKQVLLREGIQAEFVGGVLVCNNLVAVRRTEAGRICLEGCHCDDYYRIRELLYQQYAVV, via the exons ATGACGTCCATCATCAAGCTGACGGCTCTTTCCGGAGTGCAGGAGGAATCGGCTCTGTGTTACCTGTTACAGGTGGATGAGTTCCGCTTCCTGCTGGACTGTGGCTGGGATGAGAGTTTCTCCATGGACATCATAGACTCCCTGAAGCG GTATGTGCATCAGGTGGACGCAGTGCTGCTCTCTCATCCGGATCCTCTGCATCTGGGAGCTTTACCGTACGCTGTGGGCAAACTGGGGCTCAACTGCACCATCTACGCCACCATCCCGGTCTACAAGATGGGTCAGATGTTCATGTACGATCTCTATCAG TCTCGACACAACACAGAAGATTTCACTCTGTTCACTCTGGATGATGTCGATACAGCTTTTGACAAAATCCAGCAGCTGAAATACTCTCAGATCGTCAACCTGAAAG GAAAAGGTCACGGTCTGTCCATCACCCCACTTCCTGCGGGTCACATGATCGGTGGCACTATCTGGAAAATAGTGAAGGATGGAGAGGAAGAGATCATCTATGCTGTGGATTTCAACCACAAGAGGGAGAT TCATCTGAACGGCTGCTCGCTGGAGAACATCAGCAGACCGTCTCTCCTCATCACAGACTCCTTCAACGCCTCGTATGTTCAGCCTCGCAGGAAACAGCGCGACGAGCAGCTGCTCA CCAATGTGATGGAGACGCTCCGAGGCGACGGGAACGTGCTGATCTCTGTGGACACGGCGGGGCGAGTGCTGGAACTGGCTCAGCTCCTGGATCAGATCTGGAGGACCAAAGACGCAGGTTTGGGCGTTTACTCGCTCGCCCTGCTCAACAACGTCAGCTACAACGTGGTGGAGTTCTCAAAGTCCCAG GTGGAGTGGATGAGCGATAAACTGATGCGATGCTTCGAGGACAAGAGGAACAACCCTTTCCAGTTTCGGCACCTGTCTCTCTGTCACAGCCTGGCCGATCTGTCTCGGGTCCCCAGCCCGAAGGTGGTTCTGTGCAGTCAGCCCGACCTGGAGTCCGGCTTCTCACGAGAGCTCTTCATACAGTGGTGTCAGGACGCCAAGAACTCCGTCATCCTCACCTACAGGACCACACCGGGAACACTGGCCCGCTACCTCATAGACACCCCGGGCGAGAAGAGGATTGAGCTGGAG ATAAGAAAACGTTGTCGACTGGAAGGACGAGAACTAGAGGaatacacagagaaagagaaaatgaagAAAGAGGCTGCCAAAAAACAAGAGCAGGCAAAAGA GGTGGACATGGACTCGAGCGATGAGAGCGATATGGACGATGATCTGGAGCAGCCGGTGGTGGTGAAGACCAAACATCACGACCTGATGATGAAGGGCGAGGGCGGAAGGAAGGGCAGCTTCTTCAAACAGGCCAAAAAGTCCTACCCCATGTTCCCTACTCACGAGGAGCGAATCAAATGGGACGAGTACGGAGAAATCATCAG GCCCGAGGAGTTTCTGGTTCCTGAGCTCCAGGCCACAGAAGAGGAGAAGAGCAAGCTGGAGTCCGGACTGACTAACGGAGAGGAGCCGATGGAGCAGGACCTGTCCGACGTCCCCACCAAATGTACCAGTGTCACACAAACTCTAGAGATCAG AGCTCGAGTCTCGTACATCGATTATGAAGGCCGTTCTGACGGCGACTCCATTAAGAAGATCATTAACCAGATGAAACCCAGACAGCTGATCATCGTTCACGGGCCGCCGGAGGCCAGCCAGGACCTGGCCGAGTCCTGCAAGGCCTTCAGCGGGAAAGACATCAAAGTTTACCTGCCAAAACTGCAGGAGACGGTGGACGCCACCAGTGAGACCCACATTTACCAG GTCAGACTGAAGGACTCGTTGGTCAGTTCGCTGCAGTTCTGTAAAGCTAAAGACACGGAGTTGGCCTGGATCGATGGCGTTCTGGACATGCGGGTGGAGAAAGTGGACACGGGTGTCATCGCAGAGATGGGAGACGCCAAAGAGGAGACGGAGGATGGAGAGCCGGCTATGGACGTCACGCCGGACCTGACCACTGAGCCCAGCGCCGCTGCTAACCAGCAGGCCATGAAGACTCTGTTTGGAGAAGACGAGCGGGAGATTTCAGAGGAGAGCGACGTCATTCCCACACTGGAGCCGCTGCCTGCTAATGAG GTCCCGGGTCATCAGTCTGTGTTCATCAACGAGCCTCGTCTGTCAGACTTTAAGCAGGTTCTGCTGCGTGAAGGGATCCAGGCTGAGTTTGTGGGCGGAGTTCTGGTGTGTAATAATCTGGTGGCTGTCAGGAGG acggaAGCGGGCCGCATCTGTCTGGAAGGATGCCACTGTGATGACTACTACAGGATTCGTGAGCTGTTGTATCAGCAGTATGCTGTAGTTTAA